The proteins below are encoded in one region of Triticum aestivum cultivar Chinese Spring chromosome 1B, IWGSC CS RefSeq v2.1, whole genome shotgun sequence:
- the LOC123080238 gene encoding senescence-induced receptor-like serine/threonine-protein kinase gives MVDAPARPCSRSRHASSSRPARPSVEGFISIDCGLDEKTSYVNVIQIPYTSDAGFTDAGSNHNTSAKYWTTRMSQTDRNVRSFPDAVRSCYTLPSLVPGSKYLVRATLRYGDYDGLNNLPIFDLYLGVNFWQTVNVTEVNMAVIAEVIAVIPDDSVQVCLVNVGSGTPFISALVLRPLENSLYPPANATQGLVLIDRYSFGDTGKVPISYPDDPYDRNWLPFSYPEEWSDISTTEKVKDNIGNLILHAPSVVMQTAITSRKDSDSKTIQLAWDIKPNHVYPVPGCIAILYAAELEILASDDVREYDLIINDKRTKVPYRPKYLIAAALYNNEPHHGFSQYSFTVIATANSTLPPMINAFEFFSVISTANVGTDSQDVSAINKIKVKYQVNKNWMGDPCAPKNFSWNGLTCSYPTSGRPRITSRNMSNGGLSGDISSFFADIKDLPYLDLSYNNLTGSIPNALSQLPSLVVLDLTGNQLNGSIPAGLLKRTQDGSLAVRYGNNPNLCSDNGSCQTKKNNYMLAVYIGVPIFVVLLIGALVLLLMFRVRKKKGLARGSHGHGRQQMENRQFTYKQLKVITDNFKVVLGQGGFGTVYDGFLHDGTHVAVKLLSQSSNQGIEEFMTEAQTLTKIHHKNLVSLIGYCKEEKYLALVYEHMSEGNLEDKLRGKNCTDVSLTWRQRLRIALESAQGLGYLHKACSPPFVHRDVKTSNILLNANLEAKVADFGLMKAFNHDNDTHISTVRVIGTRGYLAPEYATALQLNEKSDVYSFGIVLLEVITGHPAIQQFEEVVHIVQWARLRLTGGNIEEVVDTRMQADYNINGVWKAVDLALKCAEHAPGQRPTMTDVVAQLQHCLELEGEDHTNDNNANSGFYMKDDNGDRGLLM, from the exons ATGGTTGACGCTCCTGCTCGGCCTTGCAGCCGCAGCCGGCATGCTTCAAGTTCGCGGCCAGCGCGCCCTAGCGTCGAAG GTTTCATAAGCATCGACTGTGGCCTGGACGAGAAGACCAGCTACGTGAACGTCATCCAGATACCGTACACTTCGGACGCCGGCTTCACAGACGCCGGTTCCAACCACAACACCTCCGCCAAGTACTGGACCACGCGCATGTCCCAAACCGACCGCAACGTCCGCAGCTTCCCCGACGCGGTCCGCAGCTGCTACACCCTGCCGTCCCTCGTTCCGGGGTCCAAATACCTGGTCCGTGCCACGCTCAGGTACGGCGACTACGACGGACTCAACAACCTCCCTATCTTCGACCTCTACCTCGGCGTCAACTTCTGGCAGACCGTGAACGTCACTGAAGTCAACATGGCGGTGATTGCCGAGGTGATCGCCGTGATCCCGGACGACTCGGTGCAGGTTTGCCTGGTGAATGTCGGCTCCGGGACGCCGTTTATCTCGGCGCTGGTGCTGAGGCCTCTCGAGAACTCGTTGTATCCGCCAGCGAACGCGACCCAGGGGCTAGTCCTGATCGACAGATACAGCTTCGGCGACACGGGAAAAGTACCTATTAG TTACCCGGACGATCCATACGACCGGAATTGGCTGCCGTTTAGCTATCCAGAGGAGTGGTCCGACATCTCAACAACGGAGAAGGTAAAGGACAACATCGGCAATCTCATCCTCCACGCGCCGTCAGTCGTGATGCAAACTGCCATCACATCGCGCAAAGACTCCGATTCAAAGACCATCCAGTTGGCATGGGACATCAAGCCGAACCACGTGTACCCAGTGCCCGG GTGCATTGCTATCTTGTATGCCGCGGAGCTGGAGATCCTGGCCAGTGATGATGTTCGCGAGTATGATCTCATTATCAACGACAAGAGGACCAAGGTCCCGTACAGGCCCAAATACCTCATCGCTGCCGCCCTATACAACAACGAACCCCACCACGGTTTCAGCCAGTACAGCTTCACTGTCATCGCCACAGCGAACTCCACACTACCACCGATGATCAATGCCTTCGAGTTTTTCTCTGTCATCTCGACTGCCAACGTTGGAACAGACAGTCAGGATG TTTctgccatcaacaaaatcaaggttAAATACCAGGTGAATAAGAATTGGATGGGTGACCCATGTGCTCCGAAGAATTTTTCATGGAACGGGTTGACCTGCAGCTATCCTACCTCTGGGCGTCCAAGAATCACAAGC AGAAATATGTCAAATGGCGGTTTGAGTGGCGATATATcttctttctttgctgatatcaaAGACCTCCCGTATTT GGATTTATCATACAATAACTTAACAGGATCAATTCCTAACGCGCTTTCACAACTACCCTCTCTCGTCGTGCT AGATTTGACGGGCAACCAGCTTAATGGATCAATTCCAGCCGGGCTACTCAAGAGAACTCAAGATGGCTCCCTAGCTGTTAG ATATGGAAACAATCCAAACCTTTGTAGCGACAATGGTTCTTGCCAGACAAAGAAGAACAACTATATGCTTGCCGTCTATATTGGTGTTCCCATATTTGTTGTTCTTTTGATAGGAGCCCTTGTACTACTACTGATGTTCAGAGTGAGAAAGAAGAAAG GATTGGCAAGGGGAAGCCATGGACATGGACGCCAACAAATGGAGAACCGCCAGTTCACGTACAAACAGCTGAAGGTCATAACAGACAACTTCAAGGTAGTGCTTGGCCAAGGTGGGTTTGGAACTGTTTATGACGGTTTCTTGCATGATGGTACTCACGTGGCAGTCAAGTTGTTGTCTCAGTCCTCCAATCAGGGTATCGAAGAGTTCATGACAGAG GCTCAAACACTAACAAAGATTCATCACAAGAATCTTGTTTCCTTGATTGGTTACTGTAAAGAGGAAAAGTATTTGGCACTTGTCTATGAGCATATGTCTGAAGGAAACCTCGAAGATAAACTTAGAG ggaaaaactgCACGGATGTATCCTTAACATGGAGACAAAGGCTCCGCATTGCACTGGAATCCGCACAAG GACTCGGGTATCTACACAAGGCATGCAGCCCTCCCTTTGTGCATCGTGATGTGAAGACATCAAACATCCTACTAAATGCAAATCTTGAGGCCAAAGTTGCCGACTTTGGCTTGATGAAGGCTTTCAAtcatgacaatgatacccatataTCCACGGTCCGGGTGATTGGCACAAGAGGCTACCTAGCACCTGA GTATGCAACAGCTCTACAACTGAATGAAAAGAGCGACGTGTATAGCTTCGGCATTGTGCTACTGGAGGTGATCACAGGACACCCAGCCATCCAACAATTTGAAGAGGTCGTCCATATTGTTCAATGGGCACGACTACGCCTTACGGGAGGCAACATCGAGGAAGTGGTGGACACACGCATGCAAGCTGATTACAACATCAACGGTGTGTGGAAGGCCGTGGATCTCGCGCTGAAGTGCGCCGAGCATGCTCCGGGGCAGCGTCCCACGATGACTGATGTGGTGGCCCAGTTACAACATTGCCTTGAGCTAGAGGGTGAAGACCACACCAACGATAATAATGCTAATAGTGGCTTCTACATGAAGGACGACAACGGGGACCGTGGTTTGCTTATGTGA